The Vibrio mangrovi genome includes a region encoding these proteins:
- a CDS encoding TRAP transporter small permease subunit, whose amino-acid sequence MNLLIRTSQWINKISLGIAAFLIIYILCHILLEIVLRLFGMSTYVLDEFVGYAVATMTFLALGYSLEQGSLIRVNAIIDRIPERKRWLLDFVTSAIAAVFFSWVGFIWWTTVSRNFIRGTTSQSLAATPLWIPQGLVLIGIFVLCLTLIARSISLFMYHKPNSYGER is encoded by the coding sequence ATGAACTTATTAATTCGTACATCTCAATGGATAAATAAAATTTCTCTTGGTATTGCTGCATTTCTGATTATTTATATTTTATGTCATATCCTACTGGAGATTGTTTTACGCTTGTTTGGTATGTCGACATATGTATTGGATGAATTTGTTGGTTATGCGGTTGCCACGATGACTTTTCTTGCTCTGGGTTACAGTCTAGAGCAAGGTTCTCTAATTCGTGTGAACGCGATCATAGATCGTATTCCGGAACGTAAACGTTGGTTGTTGGATTTTGTTACATCAGCCATTGCCGCGGTTTTCTTTAGTTGGGTAGGTTTTATTTGGTGGACGACGGTATCACGAAATTTTATTAGAGGCACCACTAGCCAATCACTTGCAGCTACCCCTCTTTGGATTCCACAAGGGCTTGTCTTAATCGGTATCTTTGTTCTTTGTCTCACTCTAATAGCACGATCAATCTCTCTGTTTATGTATCACAAACCCAATAGCTATGGAGAACGTTAA
- a CDS encoding TRAP transporter substrate-binding protein, translating to MLLKNLTSVLVLLYAISSPAHAKVNLDFSNEYNTQSIHAQGDMFFIDQVNKLTKGDVNITLHTGGSLGFKSIDHFYAVSDNAVPLADTLAGSMAGIDPLFLLSSLPFLVTNEDQAELLYHIAKPYYQEVFEKSNEILLYASPWPASGIWSTAPVDSSSALNGLKIRTYDKNGTLTFRNAKAAPVNLSWADVVPQLSTGGINAVLTSADAGASARFWEHLNSYSAIQYAIPLNMVHMNKDEFDALSKEDQDALLSAAKITDEHNWKTVRSRVKDNYAQLESNKVTILQKLPDSFLSYLQEAAKPTLSSWLDETGERGQSIIEEFNRRKE from the coding sequence ATGTTATTAAAGAACCTTACTTCAGTATTAGTACTGTTATATGCCATTAGTTCACCTGCTCATGCAAAAGTTAATCTCGATTTTTCAAATGAATATAATACTCAATCGATTCACGCTCAGGGTGATATGTTTTTTATAGATCAAGTTAACAAACTAACAAAAGGCGATGTTAATATTACATTACATACTGGCGGCTCTTTAGGATTTAAATCTATTGACCATTTTTATGCCGTCTCAGACAATGCAGTCCCTCTGGCTGATACTCTGGCAGGTAGTATGGCTGGTATAGATCCTTTGTTCTTACTATCTTCTCTACCTTTTTTAGTTACCAATGAAGACCAGGCAGAGCTGCTATACCATATTGCAAAGCCTTATTACCAAGAGGTATTTGAGAAGAGCAATGAAATATTGTTGTACGCTTCTCCCTGGCCTGCAAGTGGTATTTGGTCCACGGCACCGGTCGATAGTTCATCCGCACTGAATGGGTTAAAAATTCGCACATATGACAAAAATGGGACATTGACATTTAGGAATGCCAAAGCCGCACCCGTTAATTTGTCTTGGGCGGATGTTGTACCTCAGCTTTCCACAGGTGGTATAAATGCCGTTCTCACTTCAGCGGATGCAGGGGCAAGTGCACGTTTTTGGGAGCATCTCAATTCTTACAGTGCCATTCAATATGCGATTCCTTTAAATATGGTTCACATGAATAAAGATGAATTTGATGCCCTTAGTAAAGAAGATCAGGATGCATTATTGTCTGCAGCTAAAATAACCGACGAACACAACTGGAAAACCGTTCGTAGCCGGGTTAAGGATAATTATGCGCAGCTTGAGTCAAATAAAGTAACCATACTTCAGAAATTACCGGACAGTTTTTTGTCGTATTTACAAGAAGCAGCTAAACCAACTTTAAGCTCATGGCTTGATGAAACAGGGGAGCGGGGACAGTCCATTATCGAGGAATTTAATCGACGTAAAGAATAG
- a CDS encoding type II toxin-antitoxin system Phd/YefM family antitoxin translates to MTTRILADVAASITELKANPMKVAASAYGQPVAVLNRNEPAFYCVPAETYEMMMDKLEDLELLNIARERESEESISVNLDDL, encoded by the coding sequence ATGACCACTAGAATCCTAGCTGATGTTGCTGCAAGCATTACTGAATTAAAAGCTAATCCAATGAAAGTTGCGGCCAGTGCCTATGGTCAACCTGTCGCTGTTCTTAACCGTAATGAACCAGCTTTTTATTGTGTTCCTGCTGAAACTTATGAAATGATGATGGATAAGCTTGAAGATCTAGAACTACTAAATATCGCAAGAGAACGCGAATCAGAAGAAAGTATTTCGGTAAACCTTGATGATTTATAA
- a CDS encoding type II toxin-antitoxin system RelE family toxin has protein sequence MIYKLNFKKSALKEWKKLGSTLQEQFKKKLAERLTNPHVPASKLSGADNMYKIKLRQSGYRLVYKVEDDIIVVTVLAVGKRERSDTYHKAMKRLD, from the coding sequence ATGATTTATAAGCTAAATTTTAAAAAATCTGCCCTTAAAGAATGGAAGAAACTCGGTTCTACTTTACAGGAGCAATTTAAGAAAAAATTAGCAGAGAGATTAACTAACCCTCATGTGCCAGCTTCAAAGTTATCCGGAGCTGACAACATGTACAAAATCAAACTCCGCCAATCAGGTTATCGCTTAGTTTACAAAGTCGAAGACGACATCATCGTAGTTACCGTTTTAGCTGTAGGAAAACGTGAACGAAGCGATACTTATCATAAGGCAATGAAACGCTTGGATTGA
- a CDS encoding Fic family protein, with translation MFTESKWGMKPNIPLAKQLAKRDVPALVYDAVNLEGVAMTLPEVQTILDGITVGGHRISDQNMAMNQAKTWMRIFELVDSGEFFFNKETALLLHNIAGEEEALEWGKFRSGYVSITGSEYEPPAPQELDEKWDEVQSLVESYEDIYDRAITAFLQMARVQFFWDVNKRTGRFMMNGILLSCGFPIINVPAKRQQEFNTLMLDFYASNDMEPMNKFLRSCIDERIIKNFQLDLKIGGSTGQKQSS, from the coding sequence ATGTTCACTGAATCCAAATGGGGAATGAAACCGAATATTCCTCTCGCAAAACAGTTAGCTAAAAGAGATGTACCGGCGTTAGTTTATGATGCCGTTAACTTAGAAGGGGTGGCGATGACACTCCCTGAAGTTCAGACTATTTTGGACGGAATCACGGTGGGTGGACATCGTATCAGCGATCAAAATATGGCGATGAATCAAGCTAAAACCTGGATGCGAATTTTTGAGTTAGTCGATTCAGGTGAGTTCTTTTTTAATAAAGAAACCGCTCTGTTATTACACAATATTGCAGGTGAAGAGGAAGCTTTAGAGTGGGGGAAATTTCGTTCAGGTTATGTATCAATTACCGGATCGGAGTACGAACCTCCGGCACCACAAGAACTGGATGAAAAGTGGGATGAAGTCCAGTCTTTAGTTGAGTCATATGAAGATATCTATGATCGGGCAATTACTGCATTTCTACAAATGGCGAGAGTTCAGTTTTTCTGGGATGTAAATAAACGAACCGGTCGTTTTATGATGAATGGAATTCTGCTTTCCTGTGGTTTCCCAATTATTAATGTTCCGGCTAAGCGTCAGCAAGAATTTAACACCTTAATGTTAGATTTTTATGCAAGTAATGACATGGAACCAATGAACAAGTTTTTGCGTAGTTGTATAGACGAAAGAATAATTAAGAACTTCCAACTCGACTTAAAAATCGGCGGCTCAACGGGACAGAAACAGAGTAGTTGA
- a CDS encoding GNAT family N-acetyltransferase, which produces MEVEYFVNRPITTEQFVELLNQTTLGARRPTDNHEYISGMLTHADLLVSAWIGERLVGIARSVTDFHYCCYLSDLAVSEQIQSKGIGKELIRQTFASLKKGCNLILLSAPQATEYYPKIGFKQHNSAWLMSGEEEML; this is translated from the coding sequence ATGGAAGTTGAGTATTTTGTCAATCGTCCAATTACGACTGAACAGTTCGTTGAACTGTTAAATCAGACAACACTTGGAGCAAGACGCCCGACGGATAATCACGAATATATCAGCGGGATGCTGACACATGCTGATTTGCTTGTTTCAGCTTGGATTGGCGAGCGACTTGTCGGTATTGCTCGTTCAGTGACAGATTTTCATTACTGCTGTTACTTATCTGATCTGGCAGTATCAGAGCAGATTCAGTCAAAAGGAATTGGCAAAGAATTGATCCGACAGACTTTTGCTAGTCTAAAGAAAGGTTGTAATCTGATTTTGCTATCAGCACCACAAGCAACTGAATATTATCCAAAAATTGGTTTTAAGCAGCATAACAGTGCATGGTTGATGTCTGGTGAAGAAGAGATGTTGTAA
- a CDS encoding EAL domain-containing protein: MDKSGSSCKQCLESVDLGFDFSMAFQPIIQCSSKTIFGYEALVRGLNNESAYSVISQMNNDNRYRFDQLCRVKAIALASRLNIQTMVSINFLPNAVYRPDRCIRTTLAAAREYNFPIHQIMFEFTEVEKVNDNQHIKNIVEYYRNLGFKTAIDDFGSGYSGLNLLADFQTDIAKLDMELIRNIDKDPVRQIIVKNIITMFRELKITPLAEGIETREEMCCLRDIGIDLMQGYFFAKPGFESLPEVDFSIL, from the coding sequence ATGGATAAATCAGGATCGTCATGTAAACAATGTCTAGAATCCGTAGATCTTGGGTTTGATTTTTCTATGGCATTTCAGCCAATCATCCAATGTTCTTCTAAAACTATTTTTGGCTATGAAGCATTAGTTCGAGGCCTTAATAATGAATCTGCATATTCTGTTATCTCACAGATGAATAACGATAACCGATATCGCTTTGACCAATTATGTCGGGTCAAAGCGATTGCTCTGGCGTCGAGACTGAACATTCAAACAATGGTTAGTATTAATTTTCTACCGAATGCTGTTTATCGCCCTGACCGCTGCATCAGAACAACCTTAGCAGCAGCCAGAGAATATAATTTTCCAATTCATCAAATCATGTTTGAATTTACTGAGGTTGAGAAAGTCAATGATAATCAACATATTAAAAATATTGTTGAATATTATAGAAACCTAGGATTCAAAACTGCTATTGATGATTTTGGTTCAGGATACTCAGGCCTGAATCTGCTCGCTGATTTTCAAACTGACATTGCGAAGTTAGATATGGAGTTGATTCGTAACATAGATAAAGATCCGGTACGCCAAATCATCGTTAAAAACATTATCACTATGTTCAGAGAACTAAAAATAACGCCTCTCGCTGAAGGCATCGAAACGAGAGAAGAGATGTGTTGTTTACGAGATATTGGCATAGATTTGATGCAGGGCTATTTCTTCGCTAAGCCAGGTTTTGAATCGCTACCTGAAGTTGATTTCAGCATTTTGTAA
- a CDS encoding methyl-accepting chemotaxis protein yields the protein MMDSTSQVSRNILFLRQKFLIICSVFVLVIFGLSVANIYDHGFNFFNTVLPLFTIVFASYAYWDHLQPLAVLERIRGALEEARKGNVHIRITNTKGLGEIGHVAWALNDFLDIVETNFKELSNSFQRTSKGEFHRRGLVDGLPGEFAETMRNINEAIDSMQKAHVFSRQNRLKSELHHLNTSNLIVNLRNNQQELVTLSHKMDDVLGIATESRDGAEQSREVVREIRQALDDVNVRMSSMEETAQILGKESVRIADTIKVITDIAEQTNLLALNAAIEAARAGDVGRGFAVVADEVRSLADRTRTSTADISDIINSLTGPIEEMVSQTLEVGKQMKGVGDEVVNFHTNFDRVANASQQTISLMNQAKDFSFASLIKLDHVIYMQNGYIALESQGEGNEAEAARVDHHNCRLGKWYYEGEGYTSFNHLPSYRRLESYHKIVHQNIHQAMELVNQDWLADDGVLKNLVSVVGDAEKASNHVITCITDMVAEKHGK from the coding sequence ATGATGGATAGTACCAGTCAGGTCAGCAGAAATATTCTGTTTCTGCGCCAGAAATTTCTGATCATCTGTTCGGTATTTGTGCTGGTTATATTCGGGCTGTCGGTCGCCAATATTTATGATCACGGATTCAATTTTTTCAATACCGTCTTACCTTTGTTTACCATCGTTTTTGCCAGCTACGCCTACTGGGATCATCTTCAGCCGCTGGCGGTGCTGGAACGGATCCGCGGAGCGCTGGAAGAAGCCAGAAAGGGGAATGTCCATATCCGGATTACCAATACCAAAGGACTGGGAGAAATCGGTCATGTGGCATGGGCACTGAACGACTTTCTGGATATTGTCGAAACCAATTTTAAAGAGTTGTCGAACAGCTTTCAGCGCACCAGTAAAGGAGAGTTCCACCGTCGGGGGCTGGTCGACGGACTTCCCGGTGAGTTTGCCGAAACGATGCGTAATATTAATGAAGCGATCGATTCGATGCAGAAGGCGCATGTTTTCTCGCGGCAGAATCGCTTAAAAAGTGAATTACACCATCTGAATACTTCAAATCTGATTGTCAATCTGCGTAATAATCAGCAAGAGCTGGTGACGCTGTCGCATAAGATGGATGATGTGCTTGGCATTGCCACAGAAAGCCGTGACGGAGCCGAGCAGAGCCGGGAAGTGGTCCGGGAAATTCGTCAGGCACTGGATGATGTCAATGTCCGGATGTCCAGTATGGAAGAAACGGCTCAGATTCTGGGCAAAGAGAGTGTACGGATTGCGGATACGATCAAGGTGATTACCGATATTGCCGAGCAGACCAACCTGCTGGCGCTGAACGCTGCAATTGAGGCAGCCCGCGCCGGTGATGTCGGACGCGGTTTTGCCGTGGTTGCTGACGAAGTCCGCTCGCTGGCGGATCGCACCCGAACGTCAACGGCAGATATCAGTGACATTATCAATTCACTGACCGGCCCGATTGAAGAAATGGTCTCGCAGACACTGGAAGTAGGAAAACAGATGAAAGGTGTCGGTGATGAAGTGGTGAATTTCCATACCAACTTTGATCGGGTTGCCAATGCATCACAACAGACGATTTCTCTGATGAATCAGGCGAAGGACTTTTCTTTCGCTTCTCTGATCAAACTGGATCATGTGATTTACATGCAAAATGGTTACATTGCGCTGGAAAGTCAGGGTGAAGGCAATGAAGCGGAAGCGGCCCGGGTTGACCATCATAACTGTCGGCTGGGCAAATGGTATTATGAAGGTGAAGGCTATACATCCTTTAACCATCTGCCATCTTATCGTCGTCTGGAAAGCTATCACAAAATTGTTCATCAGAATATCCATCAGGCCATGGAGCTGGTGAATCAGGACTGGCTCGCAGATGATGGTGTGCTGAAAAATCTGGTGAGTGTGGTCGGCGACGCTGAAAAAGCCAGTAACCATGTGATTACCTGTATTACTGACATGGTTGCGGAGAAACATGGAAAATAG
- a CDS encoding PAS domain-containing protein, which yields MAAAEREVSFDKSELIITKTDLQGKITYANRTFMRVANYAEAGLLGQNHSIIRHPTMPRGVFYGLWHSLKSGEEFFGFVKNYTSDKNYYWVFANVTPDRFNGNTLGYYSVRRVAPKGAVQVIEGIYQKMRELEQSTERQRAPEASWTWLTEQVDKDYQVSYEEYIIDLYQKHRSD from the coding sequence ATGGCTGCAGCAGAAAGGGAAGTATCATTCGACAAGAGTGAGCTCATCATTACCAAAACAGATTTGCAGGGGAAAATTACTTATGCAAATCGGACATTCATGCGAGTTGCCAATTATGCAGAAGCCGGGCTTCTCGGTCAGAACCACAGTATCATTCGTCATCCTACTATGCCCCGGGGCGTTTTCTACGGTTTATGGCATTCTCTGAAGTCGGGAGAAGAGTTCTTTGGCTTTGTGAAGAACTATACATCGGATAAAAATTACTATTGGGTGTTTGCCAATGTCACCCCGGATCGGTTTAACGGTAACACTCTCGGTTACTACTCAGTACGCCGGGTTGCTCCGAAGGGCGCGGTTCAGGTCATTGAAGGCATCTATCAGAAAATGCGTGAGCTGGAGCAGAGTACAGAACGGCAACGTGCGCCGGAAGCATCCTGGACATGGCTGACTGAGCAGGTTGATAAGGATTATCAGGTGAGTTACGAAGAGTACATTATCGACCTCTACCAGAAACATCGTTCAGATTAA
- a CDS encoding homocysteine S-methyltransferase family protein yields MSENQITILDGGMSRELERLGAPFRQPEWSALALIETPEIVRQAHELFIRNGSEVITTNSYALVPFHIGETRFKNEALPLAHKAGEMARQAVEATQTGAQVAGSLPPLFGSYRPDLYQADQVDEIAAPLIQGLAPSVDLWLIETQSLIAEATAIKSAIDRFTDQPKPVWVSFTLEDSEPVSQPSIRSGETVKEAVQAMAEQNVQAILFNCCQPETIEDALHVARTTLAELGKDDIRLGAYANAFAPQKKDAAANEEIDEVRADLTPPAYVAWAEKWRSQGASLIGGCCGIGAEHIAELSQHLK; encoded by the coding sequence ATGTCAGAAAATCAAATCACCATCCTCGACGGCGGCATGAGCCGGGAACTGGAACGTCTCGGCGCACCTTTCCGTCAACCCGAATGGTCTGCCCTTGCCTTGATTGAAACTCCGGAAATTGTCCGTCAGGCACATGAGTTATTTATTCGTAACGGCTCAGAAGTGATTACCACCAACAGCTACGCGCTGGTCCCATTCCATATCGGTGAGACACGCTTTAAAAATGAAGCGCTGCCTTTGGCACACAAGGCCGGAGAAATGGCCCGTCAGGCTGTTGAAGCAACTCAGACCGGTGCTCAGGTGGCCGGTTCTCTTCCGCCCCTGTTCGGCTCTTACCGCCCGGATTTATATCAGGCGGATCAGGTCGATGAAATTGCAGCCCCGCTCATTCAGGGACTTGCACCTTCGGTTGATCTCTGGCTGATCGAAACACAAAGCCTGATTGCTGAAGCCACGGCAATTAAAAGCGCGATTGATCGCTTTACCGACCAGCCGAAACCGGTCTGGGTTTCTTTCACACTGGAAGATTCAGAGCCCGTTTCGCAACCGTCTATCCGTTCAGGAGAAACTGTAAAAGAAGCGGTTCAGGCAATGGCCGAACAAAATGTTCAGGCTATTCTGTTCAACTGCTGTCAGCCGGAAACCATCGAAGATGCACTCCACGTTGCCCGCACTACGCTGGCAGAACTGGGTAAAGATGACATCCGGCTCGGAGCTTATGCCAATGCGTTTGCTCCGCAGAAAAAAGATGCCGCAGCCAATGAAGAGATTGATGAAGTCAGAGCTGATCTGACACCACCGGCTTATGTCGCATGGGCTGAGAAGTGGCGCAGTCAGGGAGCTTCGCTGATTGGCGGCTGCTGTGGTATCGGTGCGGAACATATTGCCGAACTCAGTCAGCACCTGAAGTAG
- a CDS encoding basic amino acid/polyamine antiporter, whose product MTDNGKIGLGALTALVFSSMVGAGIFSLPQNMAEVAGVDAIITGWLITGVGILLLAGCFLHLSRLVPEMDGGIYTYARAGFGDLFGFLSAWGYWLCATIGVVGYLVVAFAAIGAFTDSPEQIWFGDGNTLAAFVGESVILWLVHALVLRGVKQAALINLLGTLAKSLPLLLFIALAYWYFDPQIFATNRTTQSLPTPFMEQVKNTMLITLWVFTGIEGAIILSVRARKRHDIGKATCLGVIFALVLYVAITLLSLGIMVRPDVAALPNPSMSGLMAHMTGMPGKVIMSCGLIISVLASYLSWILYSAEVPCTAAEYGAFPQVFRVKNRHGTSQASLLMTSITVQLCLVLILWTGKSYNTLVLISTSMILIPYFLVAAYLVKLAYQTQASLAIKLTGIGASIYGLWLIYAAGIESLLLSTTLYIPGLLIYFTTRKRQTRTYAS is encoded by the coding sequence ATGACAGACAACGGAAAAATCGGACTGGGAGCTCTCACCGCGCTGGTGTTCAGCTCCATGGTCGGGGCAGGTATTTTCAGTTTACCGCAGAATATGGCGGAGGTTGCCGGCGTCGATGCCATCATCACCGGTTGGTTGATCACTGGTGTCGGCATCTTACTTTTAGCCGGTTGTTTCCTTCATCTTTCCCGGCTGGTTCCGGAAATGGATGGTGGTATTTACACATACGCCCGGGCTGGATTTGGCGATCTGTTTGGTTTTCTGTCTGCCTGGGGATATTGGTTGTGTGCAACGATTGGTGTGGTCGGGTATCTGGTGGTGGCCTTCGCTGCTATCGGCGCATTTACCGATTCGCCGGAGCAGATATGGTTTGGTGACGGCAACACGCTGGCAGCCTTCGTTGGTGAATCTGTGATTCTATGGCTGGTACATGCGCTGGTTCTGCGGGGCGTCAAACAAGCAGCGTTAATCAATCTGCTGGGAACACTGGCAAAAAGCCTGCCTCTGTTACTGTTTATTGCTCTGGCTTACTGGTACTTTGATCCTCAGATATTTGCGACGAACCGGACTACCCAATCTTTACCGACACCTTTCATGGAGCAGGTCAAAAATACCATGCTTATTACTTTGTGGGTTTTCACCGGTATTGAAGGAGCAATTATTCTTTCCGTCCGGGCCAGAAAACGGCATGACATTGGTAAAGCAACCTGTCTCGGAGTGATTTTTGCGCTGGTGCTGTACGTTGCCATCACACTCCTTTCTCTGGGAATCATGGTCCGGCCCGATGTTGCGGCACTGCCGAATCCATCGATGTCTGGCCTGATGGCACACATGACCGGTATGCCCGGAAAAGTCATCATGAGCTGCGGACTGATTATCTCCGTACTGGCATCTTATCTGAGCTGGATTCTCTATTCTGCCGAGGTTCCGTGTACAGCTGCCGAATACGGCGCATTTCCACAGGTTTTCCGGGTCAAAAACCGTCACGGCACTTCACAGGCTTCCCTGTTGATGACCAGTATCACGGTACAACTGTGTCTGGTGCTGATCCTGTGGACCGGAAAAAGCTATAACACGCTGGTTCTCATCTCAACGTCAATGATTCTGATCCCTTACTTTCTGGTGGCTGCCTACCTGGTCAAACTCGCTTATCAGACTCAAGCCTCACTTGCGATTAAGCTGACTGGCATCGGTGCCAGTATTTACGGATTGTGGCTAATCTATGCTGCCGGAATAGAATCCCTGTTGCTGTCGACCACACTTTATATTCCCGGTTTGCTAATCTATTTTACAACCCGAAAACGTCAGACCAGAACCTACGCTTCATAA
- a CDS encoding methyl-accepting chemotaxis protein: protein MFRYYKNKSINTQLRVIMLLCLMISFSAIALLVYRNAAGILLNSTLTEHHSKVEGIAKSISQQFFTYLETGKTLESTFQHSYLKGLTWHNQSVDFRGNAVADVTINGQSLIGSTEIVDQFTRDTGAVATLFLPSGNDWLRVSTSLKNAQGERAVGTMLGLSHPGYDQLSRGEPYYDQVKLFGTRYLTYYNPIKNNRQQVVAISFIGVPVEEATATLLRNLNSVTWGKTGTTMVVDDHKSSQGKYLLGGENSQADSILEEKDAAGNSVFHDIFQNNDGLIRYRQQSDDNARERYLVYTEVPGWKWKLLGGTYIDEITQESQELLKLIVLISSLVGGATFVVIALFLNYTIKPLINLSDIMERLGQGEISLKVESGTKETRNEMVRLSNSVAAMLAKLNHLVGNIRSTSDQVQHQSASVLSDANTGLTQSERQHEQVDQVVTAIEEMATSAKDVAMQVEAIADNVREANQNTQSGLSLVESVCVDVAQLNDQLVQSSQAIVQVRTDSESIQSVTEMIDAIAEQTNLLALNAAIEAARAGEQGRGFAVVADEVRTLAHRTQTSVQDVVTIIDKLRDSTQNAVQLMQHSQHYADDMLSKSQEAGASLETIADQIHSIASQAETIATTAEQQAQVSEDVAQSASQISQLNQQGQQTNAKTAESASSLQDLANHLKTQVDFFH from the coding sequence ATGTTTCGTTACTATAAAAATAAGAGTATCAACACCCAGCTTCGGGTGATTATGCTCCTTTGCTTAATGATTTCTTTTTCAGCAATTGCATTACTCGTTTACAGAAATGCTGCGGGTATTCTTTTGAACTCAACACTCACAGAGCACCACTCAAAAGTGGAGGGCATCGCCAAATCTATATCACAGCAATTTTTTACTTATCTCGAAACTGGCAAAACACTGGAATCGACCTTTCAGCACAGTTATCTGAAAGGATTGACGTGGCATAACCAGTCCGTTGATTTCCGGGGAAATGCGGTTGCAGATGTCACAATCAACGGACAGAGCCTGATCGGCTCAACTGAAATCGTCGATCAGTTCACTCGGGATACGGGAGCTGTCGCAACATTGTTCCTACCCTCAGGCAATGACTGGCTACGGGTTTCTACATCTCTGAAAAATGCACAGGGTGAAAGAGCTGTTGGTACAATGCTGGGCCTGTCTCATCCGGGATATGATCAGCTGAGCCGTGGAGAGCCTTATTACGATCAGGTGAAACTATTCGGAACCCGCTACCTCACCTACTACAATCCGATCAAAAATAACCGTCAGCAGGTGGTTGCCATTTCATTTATCGGTGTACCAGTTGAAGAAGCTACCGCGACACTATTACGCAATCTGAATAGCGTAACGTGGGGGAAAACCGGAACCACGATGGTTGTCGATGATCATAAAAGTTCCCAGGGGAAATACCTGCTTGGTGGCGAAAATAGTCAGGCAGACTCCATTCTTGAAGAAAAAGATGCTGCCGGAAACTCAGTCTTTCACGATATTTTCCAGAATAATGATGGTTTGATCCGCTACCGCCAACAAAGTGATGACAACGCCCGTGAACGATATCTCGTTTATACAGAAGTACCGGGCTGGAAATGGAAATTGCTTGGAGGAACCTACATTGATGAAATCACTCAGGAAAGTCAGGAACTGTTAAAACTGATTGTGCTGATTTCATCTCTGGTTGGCGGTGCCACATTTGTTGTGATTGCCCTGTTTCTGAACTACACCATCAAGCCTTTGATCAATTTAAGCGATATTATGGAACGGTTGGGACAAGGGGAAATCAGCCTGAAGGTTGAATCCGGCACGAAGGAAACCCGCAATGAAATGGTCCGCCTGTCCAACAGTGTTGCAGCTATGCTGGCTAAGTTGAATCATCTGGTGGGAAACATCCGTTCAACCAGCGATCAGGTTCAGCATCAGTCTGCCAGCGTACTGAGCGATGCCAATACGGGACTAACCCAGTCTGAACGCCAGCATGAGCAGGTCGATCAGGTTGTCACTGCAATTGAAGAGATGGCGACCTCCGCCAAGGATGTCGCAATGCAGGTTGAGGCTATTGCAGATAACGTCCGGGAAGCCAATCAGAACACACAGTCAGGTCTGAGTCTGGTTGAAAGTGTCTGTGTAGACGTTGCCCAGCTTAATGATCAATTGGTACAGTCCTCTCAGGCAATTGTTCAGGTCAGAACCGACAGCGAAAGCATTCAGTCCGTGACTGAAATGATCGATGCCATTGCTGAACAAACCAATCTGCTGGCACTGAATGCCGCGATTGAAGCGGCCCGGGCCGGAGAACAGGGACGCGGCTTTGCCGTGGTCGCCGATGAAGTCCGGACTCTGGCTCACCGGACACAGACATCAGTGCAGGATGTTGTCACCATTATCGATAAACTCCGGGATTCAACCCAGAATGCTGTCCAGTTGATGCAGCATAGTCAGCATTATGCTGACGATATGCTCAGCAAATCTCAGGAAGCCGGTGCGTCACTTGAAACTATCGCTGATCAGATCCATTCCATCGCATCTCAGGCCGAAACGATTGCAACGACAGCGGAACAGCAGGCACAGGTATCCGAAGATGTTGCACAAAGTGCTTCACAAATCAGCCAGTTGAATCAACAAGGACAACAAACCAATGCCAAGACAGCTGAGAGTGCTTCATCTCTGCAAGATCTGGCAAATCATCTGAAAACTCAGGTTGATTTCTTTCATTAA